From a region of the Ponticoccus alexandrii genome:
- the folD gene encoding bifunctional methylenetetrahydrofolate dehydrogenase/methenyltetrahydrofolate cyclohydrolase FolD, whose translation MTATVIDGKAFAATVREKVAGHVARLKEEHGITPGLAVVLVGEDPASQVYVRSKGKMTVEVGMNSWEHKLPAETSEADLLALIERLNADEAVHGILVQLPLPKHLDEDLVINAIAPAKDVDGFHISNVGLLGTGQKSMVPCTPLGCLMMLRDHHGSLSGMDAVVIGRSNIVGKPMAQLLLGDSCTVTIAHSRTKDLAQVVRRADIVVAAVGRPEMVPGDWIKPGATVIDVGINRIDAPEKGEGKSRLVGDVAYDSCAAVAGAITPVPGGVGPMTIACLLANTVTACCRANGLPEPEGLTA comes from the coding sequence ATGACGGCAACGGTGATCGACGGCAAGGCCTTCGCCGCCACGGTGCGAGAGAAGGTGGCGGGCCATGTGGCGCGCCTGAAGGAGGAGCACGGCATCACCCCCGGCCTTGCGGTGGTGCTGGTGGGCGAGGACCCGGCCAGCCAGGTCTACGTGCGCTCGAAGGGCAAGATGACCGTCGAGGTCGGCATGAACTCGTGGGAGCACAAGCTGCCCGCCGAGACCTCGGAGGCGGACCTGCTGGCGCTGATCGAGCGGCTGAACGCGGACGAGGCGGTGCATGGCATCCTCGTGCAGCTGCCGCTGCCCAAGCATCTCGACGAGGATCTGGTGATCAACGCCATCGCGCCGGCCAAGGACGTGGACGGCTTCCACATCTCGAACGTGGGCCTTCTGGGGACCGGGCAGAAGTCGATGGTGCCCTGCACGCCGCTGGGCTGCCTGATGATGCTGCGCGACCACCACGGGTCGCTCTCGGGGATGGACGCGGTGGTGATCGGGCGGTCGAACATCGTGGGCAAGCCGATGGCGCAGCTGCTGCTGGGCGACAGCTGCACGGTGACCATCGCGCATTCGCGGACGAAGGATCTGGCGCAGGTGGTGCGGCGCGCCGATATCGTGGTGGCGGCGGTGGGCCGCCCCGAGATGGTGCCGGGCGACTGGATCAAGCCGGGGGCCACGGTGATCGACGTGGGCATCAACCGCATCGACGCGCCGGAGAAGGGCGAGGGCAAATCCCGGCTGGTGGGCGACGTGGCCTACGACAGCTGCGCGGCGGTGGCGGGTGCCATCACCCCTGTGCCCGGCGGCGTCGGCCCGATGACCATCGCCTGCCTGCTGGCCAACACCGTCACCGCCTGCTGCCGCGCAAACGGACTGCCCGAACCGGAGGGGCTGACCGCATGA
- a CDS encoding formate--tetrahydrofolate ligase: protein MAYRSDIEIARDAQKKPIQEIGEGLGIPSEHLLPYGHDKAKVSQSFIDSVQDRPDGKLILVTAINPTPAGEGKTTTTVGLGDGLNHIGKKAMVCIREASLGPNFGMKGGAAGGGMAQVVPMEDMNLHFTGDFHAITSAHSLLSAMLDNHIYWGNEQDIDLRRVQWRRVVDMNDRALRNVVLSLGGVANGFPREGGFDITVASEVMAILCLAKDLKDLEKRLGDMIVAYRRDRTPVFCRDIKAEGAMTVLLKDAMQPNLVQTLENNPAFVHGGPFANIAHGCNSVIATTTALKLCDYVVTEAGFGADLGAEKFMNIKCRKAGLSPAAVVCVATVRAMKMNGGVAKADLGAENVEAVNKGCPNLGRHIENLKSFGVPVVVAINHFVTDTDAEVQAIKDYVKSHGAEAVLSRHWELGSEGSADLARKVVAVAEAGQANFSPIYPDDMALADKIQTICKRIYRADAALMDKKIRDQLKLWEEQGYGHLPVCMAKTQYSFSTDPNLRGAPTGHSVPVREVRLSAGAGFIVVVCGEIMTMPGLPRVPSAENIRLNDAGQIEGLF from the coding sequence ATGGCTTACAGAAGCGACATCGAGATAGCGCGTGACGCGCAGAAGAAGCCGATCCAGGAGATCGGGGAGGGTCTTGGGATACCGTCCGAGCACCTTCTGCCCTACGGCCACGACAAGGCGAAGGTGAGCCAGTCGTTCATCGACTCGGTGCAGGATCGTCCGGACGGCAAGCTGATCCTCGTGACGGCGATCAACCCGACGCCGGCGGGCGAGGGCAAGACCACCACCACCGTGGGTCTGGGCGACGGGCTGAACCACATCGGCAAGAAGGCCATGGTCTGCATCCGCGAGGCCTCGCTTGGGCCGAACTTCGGCATGAAGGGCGGCGCCGCCGGGGGCGGCATGGCGCAGGTCGTGCCGATGGAGGACATGAACCTCCACTTCACCGGCGACTTCCACGCCATCACCTCGGCGCACAGCCTGCTGTCGGCGATGCTCGACAACCACATCTACTGGGGCAACGAGCAGGACATCGACCTGCGCCGCGTGCAGTGGCGCCGGGTGGTCGACATGAACGACCGCGCGCTGCGCAACGTGGTGCTGTCGCTCGGCGGTGTGGCCAACGGCTTCCCGCGCGAGGGCGGCTTCGACATCACCGTGGCCTCGGAGGTCATGGCGATCCTCTGCCTCGCCAAGGACCTCAAGGACCTCGAGAAGCGCCTGGGCGACATGATCGTGGCCTACCGCCGCGACCGCACGCCGGTCTTCTGCCGCGACATCAAGGCCGAGGGCGCGATGACCGTCCTCCTGAAGGACGCGATGCAGCCGAACCTCGTGCAGACGCTGGAGAACAACCCCGCCTTCGTGCACGGCGGCCCCTTCGCGAACATCGCGCATGGCTGCAACTCTGTCATCGCCACGACCACGGCGCTGAAGCTGTGTGATTACGTGGTGACGGAGGCGGGCTTCGGCGCGGACCTCGGCGCCGAGAAGTTCATGAACATCAAGTGCCGCAAGGCGGGTCTGTCGCCCGCCGCGGTGGTCTGCGTCGCCACCGTGCGGGCGATGAAGATGAACGGCGGCGTGGCCAAGGCCGACCTTGGTGCCGAGAACGTCGAGGCGGTCAACAAGGGCTGCCCGAACCTTGGCCGGCACATCGAGAACCTGAAGTCCTTCGGCGTGCCGGTGGTGGTGGCGATCAACCACTTCGTCACCGACACCGATGCCGAGGTGCAGGCGATCAAGGACTACGTGAAGTCGCATGGCGCCGAAGCGGTGCTGTCGCGGCACTGGGAGCTGGGGTCCGAGGGCTCTGCCGATCTGGCCCGCAAGGTGGTCGCGGTGGCCGAGGCGGGGCAGGCGAACTTCTCGCCGATCTACCCCGACGACATGGCGCTGGCGGACAAGATCCAGACCATCTGCAAGCGGATCTACCGCGCCGATGCGGCGCTGATGGACAAGAAGATCCGCGACCAGCTGAAGCTCTGGGAAGAGCAGGGCTACGGGCATCTGCCGGTCTGCATGGCCAAGACGCAGTATTCCTTCTCGACCGATCCCAACCTGCGCGGCGCGCCGACGGGCCATTCGGTGCCGGTGCGCGAGGTGCGGCTTTCGGCGGGGGCGGGCTTCATCGTGGTGGTCTGCGGCGAGATCATGACCATGCCGGGCCTGCCGCGCGTGCCTTCGGCGGAGAACATCCGCCTGAACGACGCCGGCCAGATCGAAGGCTTGTTCTAG
- a CDS encoding bifunctional 5,10-methylenetetrahydrofolate dehydrogenase/5,10-methenyltetrahydrofolate cyclohydrolase → MKPDPRYLLGKPVRDRILSEVRSMTGAAGRIGKLVSISIGDIPEVAVYVRNQARAAALAGLPFDQEFWGGEVGQDECKARIQAMNDDPEVLGIILQRPVPGHINVRSLQSAIHPLKDVEGMNPASIGNIVYNDVAMAPCTAAAAVELIRETGLDMKGLEVVMVGHSEIVGKPAAMMLMAEGATVTVCHHLTRSVAMHSRRADVIVVAVGKAHLIGADMVKPGAAVIDIGINQRIHPDGSTDIVGDVDTEAVKEIAGWVTPVPGGVGPVTVAMLMRNALRAYQRQQVAGWRS, encoded by the coding sequence ATGAAACCGGACCCCCGGTATCTGCTAGGGAAACCCGTCCGGGACCGCATCCTGTCAGAGGTTCGATCCATGACAGGGGCGGCCGGGCGGATCGGCAAGCTTGTCTCGATCTCCATCGGGGACATCCCGGAGGTCGCCGTCTACGTCCGCAATCAGGCGCGGGCCGCCGCGCTTGCGGGCCTGCCCTTCGATCAGGAATTCTGGGGCGGCGAGGTCGGGCAGGACGAATGCAAGGCGCGCATTCAGGCGATGAACGACGATCCCGAAGTGCTCGGGATCATCCTTCAGCGGCCGGTGCCGGGGCACATCAACGTGCGCTCGCTGCAATCGGCGATCCATCCTCTCAAGGATGTCGAGGGCATGAATCCGGCCTCGATCGGCAATATCGTCTACAACGACGTGGCCATGGCTCCCTGTACCGCCGCCGCCGCGGTGGAACTGATCCGCGAGACCGGTCTCGACATGAAGGGGCTGGAGGTCGTGATGGTCGGGCATTCCGAGATCGTCGGAAAACCGGCGGCGATGATGCTGATGGCCGAGGGCGCCACGGTCACGGTCTGTCACCACCTGACCCGCTCGGTCGCGATGCATTCGCGCCGCGCGGATGTGATCGTCGTCGCGGTCGGCAAGGCGCATCTGATCGGGGCGGACATGGTCAAACCCGGCGCCGCCGTCATCGACATCGGCATCAACCAGCGCATCCATCCCGACGGCTCCACCGATATCGTGGGCGACGTCGACACCGAGGCGGTCAAGGAGATCGCCGGCTGGGTCACGCCGGTGCCCGGGGGTGTCGGTCCGGTGACCGTCGCCATGTTGATGCGCAACGCCCTGCGCGCCTACCAGCGCCAGCAGGTCGCGGGCTGGCGCAGCTGA